GCAATCCGATGGCAGCTTCGGGCGGCACCGATCCGGAGAGCCTGGCCGAGGTGAAGCGGTATGCGCCCGGCGCTTTCAGGGCGAATGCCTTGCGCGCGATCACCGCCGACGACTACGCCATGTTCGCTGCGCGCGAGCCGGCATTGCAGGGTGCGTCGTGCCAGCTGGCATGGACTGGCGGCTGGTACGAGGCCGATGTCGTGGTCGACCCGCGCGGCGCGGAGAGCCTGGCGCCTGCGCTGGCTGCCAAGGTGAAGCGTGACCTGTGGCCTTATCGGCGCATCGGCCATGACCTGGCGGTGCTGGCCGCGCGGTACGTGCCGCTGCTCATCGAGCTTCGCGTCTGCGTGCTGCCGGATTTCCTTGTGGCGCACGTCAAGGCGGACCTGTTGGATCGCTTCACCGCCGGCCTGCGCAGCGACGGCGTGCCGGGCTTCTTCCATCCCGATTGCCTGCTGCTTGGTTCGCCGGTCTATGCCAGCGCGCTCATCGCCGAAGCCCAGGCCGTGGCCGGCGTTGCCCACGTCGAGCTGATCACGCTTGCCCGCGAGGAAGGCGGCGTGTCGGGCGATGTGCCAGCGGATGGCGTGCTGCACCTGGCATCGATGGAGATCGCACAGATCGACAGCAGTCCCGATCATCCTGATCGTGGCTCCATCACGTTCATCATGGGAGGTGGCCGATGAGCTGCTGCAGCGCCTGTGGCCAGCACGCCTGCGCCTGCGGATGCGGCGCCAGCGAACGCACGCCGCTTCCCCTTTACAACCGGCCGGGTCTTGCCAGCCTCGCGTATCGCGTGGGCACCTATGCCGATTTCTTCACCACCATGCAGATGGACCTGAGTTCGTCCGCGTTGCCGGCCTTGGCCGGGCTGCGCACGCGTGAACTGGACGATCCGTCCATGGCCCTGATGGACGCCTGGGCCATCGGCGCCGACGTGCTGAGCTTCTACCAGGAACGCATCGCCAACGAAGGCTACCTGCGTACCGCAACGGAACGCTGCTCCGTGCTGCAGCTGGGCCGGCTGGTGGACTATCGCCTTCGCCCCGGCGTTGCCGCCGGCGTCTACCTGGCCTACACCATCGACGACAACTCGCCGCCGGTCACGATACCGGCCGGCGCCAAGGCGCAATCCGTGCCGGCACCTGGCGAGCAGATGCAGACCTTCGAGACGGCGGAGTCGCTGGATGCACGGCACGAATGGAACACCCTGCATCCGCGGCAGACGCAGCCGCAGAACATCACGCTGGATAACATCGCTGCACTGCAGGACCTATGGCTGACCGGTGCGGCCACACAGCTCAAGCACAGCGACCGGCTGCTGTTCCAGTTCGGCGAGCTGGCGAACGGCACCAGCGTGTTGCGCATGGTGGAGTCGGTGGACGTCCAGCAGACCGATCCTGCCACCGGCGCGATGCTGCAGCCGGCCGATCAGCGCAGTCGCGTTCGCCTGCAAGCCCTGGGCGCGGCGACGGTGGCGATCGCAGCGGCGGCCAACCGCGCGGTCGTTGCCTTGGCGTCGGGCGATGCGCGCTGGTTCAATGCGTTGCTCGGCGTGCGCCAGCAATTGCTGCTGGGGGTCGACGACGGCGGCTCCACCAAAGCGTTTTCCACAGTGTTCATGCGCTACCTGGAAGGTTGGCAAAGCGGGCCGCAGCCGGTGAGGGACTTCATGAAGGCTGTCGACGAGGCCTTTGGCGGTTCACCCGTGACACCTCCCGGGGCGACGGGCTTTGGCGCCTTGTTCGGCGCACTGATCCTGCCGCGCACGTTGCAGCCGGCGAACAGCTTGCAGCTACGGCGCGGGATCGCCACGGCGCTCGCGCCAGCCAGCGATGTTCGGCCGCAGCTGCTGCTCAATTTCGCCACGCCACTGCTGGATACGTTCTATCGTGCTTGGACGGCGATCCCCCATGGCGACCCCTCGCCGGACCTGCTGGGCGTGTTCGCACTGCGCATCAAGGCACCGCTGTTCGGCTACAACGCGCCGGCACCCATGACGGTCAACCAGAAGTGGGATGGTTCGCAATGGGTATCGACCATGGTGCCGGGCTCGCTGGACACCAGCCACGAAATCGCCGGTACCGTCTGGCTCGACAACGCCTACGACGATGTGGAGAGCGGCAGTTACGCAGTGATATGGCCGTCCGGGAACAACCCCGTCGTCACCGTGCGCGTGGCGCACGCCACCGCGGCACCGCACTCGATGTACACGATGAGCGGCAAGAGCACGCGCCTGGATATCGATCCGAACCAGGGCGATCACACCTGGAGCGTCGGTGGCGAATCGGATGTGCGCGGCACGCAGGTTTACGCACAAAGCGAGCCACTGACGCTGGCCGCCTCCAATATCGTCGACCAGACGGGAAACGCCACCGTCAGCAGCGCAGGCGTGGCGCAGGATGGCGCCACGCGCATGACGCTCGATGTAGCCGTCGATGGCCTCAAGGCGGGGCGTTGGGTGATCGTGCAAGGGCAGCGCGCCGACGTGCCCGGAACCGACGCCGTGAACGCTTCGGAGGCCGTCATGCTGCTGTCCGTCGAACAGGCGGCATCGAACCTGCCCGGCGACACCATCCATAGCACGCTGGTCTTTGCCGGCAAGGGGCTGGCCTACGCGTATGTCCGCAACAGCGTATCGATCCATGCCAACGTCGTGCGCGCCACGCACGGGGAGACACGCAACGAAGTGCTCGGCAACGGCAATGGCGCGACGGCCATGCCTACGTTCGCGTTGAAGCAGCAGCCACTCACCTACGTCTCCGCGCCCACGGTGGATGGCGTGCAGAGCACGCTGGTGGTATCCGTCAACGGCATGCAATGGCACGAGGTGCGCAACCTGGCGTTTGTCGATGCGACCAGTCGCAGCTACGCGACGGCGATCGACGACGGCGGCAAGGTGAGCGTGCTGTTCGGCGATGGCGTGCACGGCGCGCGAGTGCCTACCGGTATCGAGAACGTCAGTGCGGCGTACCGGCAGGGCATCGGCATGGCGGGCAACGTGCAGGCAGGGCAGGTCAGTCTTGCGGCGACGCGTCCGCTGGGCGTCAAGCAGGTGGTCAATCCCTTGCGCGCCTCGGGTGGCGCCGATCCGGAAACGCGCGACCAGGCACGCGTCAACGTACCGCTGGCGGTGCTTGCGCTGGATCGCCTCGTGTCCATTACCGATTACGCCGACTTCTCGCGCACCTATGGCGGCGTGGGCAAGGCCTCCGCGAACAAGCTCGGCTCGCAGGTATTGGTCACCATCGCCGGCGCCGACGACGCGCCCATCGACGACACCTCCGACCTCTACCGCAACCTGCTGCAGTCGCTGCAGCGTTACGGCGACCCCTCGCTGCCGGTGGCGCTGATGGTGCGTCAGCTGGTTGCGTTGACGTTGAGCGCCAAGGTTGGCCTGTTGCCGGACTACGAATGGGAATCCGTGGAGCCCGTGATACGCGCCGCGCTGATGCATCGTTTCGGCTTCGAGGGCGCGGGGCTGGCGAGCCCTGTCTACCTGAGTAGCGTCGTGTCGTGCATCCAGGCCGTGCGCGGCGTGGCCTGGGTGGACGTGGACGCCTTCGGCAGCCTCGACGAGGCCACGCTGCTGCTTGGCTTTGGCGTCGGCGGCGATGATGGCGGGGAGGGCGCTGTGCTGAAGCGCAACCCACCGCAGGTGACAGACGCCGCAGCAGCGCAGCGGATCACCGTGCTCGACGCCCGCCTCGACGACCAGGGCAACCCGCAGCCGGCGCAGATTGCGTATTTCCTGCCGAGCGTTCCAGACACCCTCTTGCTGCAGCAGGCCGCGTCATGAACAGCCAGTCGGATCGTCTGTACGACCTGTTGCCCGTGGTCTACCGCATGCGGGACGCGGACCAGGGCTATCCGTTGCGCGACTTCCTGCGCGTGCTGTCGGCACAGGCGGATGTGCTGGAACAGGACATCACGCGCCTCTACGACAACTGGTTCATCGAGACCTGTGACGACTGGGTCGTGCCGTACATCGGTGATCTGCTCGGGTACACGCTGCTGCCGGAAGCGGCCACGTTGTCGATGGATGGTTGCGGGTCCGCCGGGCTGGGGCGTGTGCTCGCACCGCGTGCGGACGTGGCGAACCTGATCGATGCGCGCCGCCGCAAGGGTACGCTCTCCTTGCTGGAAGACCTTGCGCGCGATGCGGCGAACTGGCCGGCGCGTGCGGTGGAGTTCTATCCACTGCTGGGCTGGATGCAGCATCTCGATCACCAGCATCCGTGGCGAGGCGGCACGGCCGACCTGCGCCAGCCTGGCCGGCTCCAATGCCTGGCGTGGGAGGACGGCGCCTTCAGTCGCCTGGCGCACAGCGTGGACATCCGCCGCATCGACAGCACGCATCGACGCGGGCGTTTCGCCATCCCCGGCGTGGGCGTGTTCGTGTTTCGCCTGCGCAGCTACTCCGTCACCCGTACGCCGGCTTATTGCGTGGAAGAACAAGGTGCGCAGTGCTACAGCTTCAGCGTGCTTGGGCAGGATACGCCGCTGTTCCAGCGCCCGGTCGCCGAGCCCACGCCCACGCATATCGCGCAGGAAGAAAACCTCCCCGTGCCATTGCGGCGTTTTCGCTTTGCCGAGCGCGGCATCGAGGCGGACTACGCGTCGGTGTCGCCCAACCTCTACGGTGAAGGCAGGAGCGTGCAGATTTTCGCGCCCGATTGGCCGGCCAAAGGCCAGGGCTTGCCGGTGTCCATCGAGCTGCTGATGCCAGCCGACCTTGGCGACTGGAAATACCAGGTGCCGCGTGGCCGCGTCGCTGTCGATCCGGAACGTGGACGCATGCTGTTCCCCGCGGGGCAGCGCCCCAAACGTGGTGTCTGGGTGGATTACCAGTACGGTTTTGCGGCGGATATCGGTGGCGGCGAGTACGCGCGCGTCACGCCGGAGCTGGAAAACGCGACGCGCTATGTCGTGCATGCCGCCTTGCCCGACAGTGATCCGGCCAAGACCACCTTGCCCGACCGCCACTTCGCCAGCATCACGGCCGCGCTGGATGCCTGGGCGAAGGCGAAGGCCGCGACGCCAACCTTGCATGCGCTGATCATCGAGCTTGCGGAAAGCGGCGTCTACGAAGGCGGCATCGATCTGCAGCTGGATCCCGGCGAAGCCATCCAGATCCGCGCAGCCGATCGCGCCCGTCCGGTACTTCGCCTGCTCGACGTGCGTGCCAGTCAGCCCGATGCACTGTCCGTGGGTGGCGGGCCGGGCAGTCGCTTCATCCTGGATGGCCTGCTTGTTTCGGGGCGTGGCATCGAGGTGCACGGGCCGCAGGATGACGGCGATGCAGCGGCCGTGCCCGTCGGCGATCTGTGCGAACTGGTGATAAGGCACTGCACGCTGGTGCCGGGATGGTCGCTGCAGTGCGATTGCGACCCCAAGCGCCCGGGCGAGCCGAGCGTCACGCTCGACGCCACGCGGGCGTCGCTGCGCGTGGAATGCAGCATCCTTGGCGGCATCAGCGTGATATCGCCGGCCAAGCGTGGCGAACCGCCATCGATCTCGTTGCGTGACAGCGTGCTGGACGCCACCGGCCCGCAACGGCTGGCCGTCTCCTCGCCGGACGAAGTGGTGGCTTATGCCGTAGCCAGTTTCGCCCGCTGCACCGTGATCGGCGAAGTGCAGGTACATGGCCTGCGTCTGGCGGAGAATTCGATCTTCGCCAGTCCGCTGCGTGTGTTGCGCAGGCAGGCCGGATGCGTTCGCTTCTGTTTCGTGCCCACGGGTTCGCGCACGCCCCAACGCTTCCATTGCCAGCCGGATCTCGCCGTGGCCGCCGTGGATAGTGCCGACGCGGCGCAGACGCGACTGCGTGTCGTGCCGTTGTTCCGCAGTCGACGTTACGGCTCACCGCACTACATGAGGTTGTCCGATGCGTGTTGCGAAGAGATTCGCAGCGGCGCATCCGATGAGTCTTCGATGGGCGTGTATCACGACCTGTATGAGCCGCAGCGCCGGGCGAATCTCGCGTTGCGGCTCGAAGAATACGTGCCCGCCGGCGCCGCTCCCGGCATTTTCTTCGCGAGTTAGGAGATCGATCATGAAAGGCGACTTTGCACGTGTCACCTTCGACTCGACGCTGCATTACAGCCAGGTCTTCCAGCAGCAGGGCCGCGTCATGCTGGAAGCGGACTGGAACGAGCAGGCCAGCATTCAGCTGAACCTCCTGCGCACGCTGGCGATGGACCTGGTAGGTCCGTGCTGGGCGCCTGGCAACGGCTTCCGGTTCACGGTTGCGCCGAAGTTGCCCGACTGGCCGCTGACGCCCGGGCACTTCTACGTCGACGGCATCCTCTGCGTCAATGAAGGCGCCTGCACGTTCGGCACACAACCCAATGTGCCGACGCCCGACACGATCACGGGCAGCGACGGCTCATCAGGCCAGCCGGCAAGCTTCGCGTTGTGGCTCGACGTGTGGGAGCGGCACCTGTGCGCCGTGGAAGCGCCATCCATCGCGGATACGGCGCTCGACGGTATCGACACGGCGTCACGCGCGCAGGTGGTCTGGCAGACGCGCATGCTCGACCTCGATCCCGAGCGTTCCACGGCATCCCTGGCCAACGTCCGTACGGCACTGGGGCTGCGCAAGGATCTGGATGCGGCGACGCTCAAGCAGGATCTGGCCAATCTCGATG
The window above is part of the Dyella jiangningensis genome. Proteins encoded here:
- a CDS encoding putative baseplate assembly protein, translated to MSCCSACGQHACACGCGASERTPLPLYNRPGLASLAYRVGTYADFFTTMQMDLSSSALPALAGLRTRELDDPSMALMDAWAIGADVLSFYQERIANEGYLRTATERCSVLQLGRLVDYRLRPGVAAGVYLAYTIDDNSPPVTIPAGAKAQSVPAPGEQMQTFETAESLDARHEWNTLHPRQTQPQNITLDNIAALQDLWLTGAATQLKHSDRLLFQFGELANGTSVLRMVESVDVQQTDPATGAMLQPADQRSRVRLQALGAATVAIAAAANRAVVALASGDARWFNALLGVRQQLLLGVDDGGSTKAFSTVFMRYLEGWQSGPQPVRDFMKAVDEAFGGSPVTPPGATGFGALFGALILPRTLQPANSLQLRRGIATALAPASDVRPQLLLNFATPLLDTFYRAWTAIPHGDPSPDLLGVFALRIKAPLFGYNAPAPMTVNQKWDGSQWVSTMVPGSLDTSHEIAGTVWLDNAYDDVESGSYAVIWPSGNNPVVTVRVAHATAAPHSMYTMSGKSTRLDIDPNQGDHTWSVGGESDVRGTQVYAQSEPLTLAASNIVDQTGNATVSSAGVAQDGATRMTLDVAVDGLKAGRWVIVQGQRADVPGTDAVNASEAVMLLSVEQAASNLPGDTIHSTLVFAGKGLAYAYVRNSVSIHANVVRATHGETRNEVLGNGNGATAMPTFALKQQPLTYVSAPTVDGVQSTLVVSVNGMQWHEVRNLAFVDATSRSYATAIDDGGKVSVLFGDGVHGARVPTGIENVSAAYRQGIGMAGNVQAGQVSLAATRPLGVKQVVNPLRASGGADPETRDQARVNVPLAVLALDRLVSITDYADFSRTYGGVGKASANKLGSQVLVTIAGADDAPIDDTSDLYRNLLQSLQRYGDPSLPVALMVRQLVALTLSAKVGLLPDYEWESVEPVIRAALMHRFGFEGAGLASPVYLSSVVSCIQAVRGVAWVDVDAFGSLDEATLLLGFGVGGDDGGEGAVLKRNPPQVTDAAAAQRITVLDARLDDQGNPQPAQIAYFLPSVPDTLLLQQAAS